The Aspergillus oryzae RIB40 DNA, chromosome 5 genome segment CTCTTTTGCAATACAGGAACGGTACTGCGGAAAGCATTACcgccatcatcaagaacctcaacGAGGCCAAGCTCGACGAGACCACCGAGGTCGTCGTCTCCCCTCCTGCTCTCTACCTGACCCTCGCCCAACAGGTCGccgacgagaagaagaaggttgcCGTTTCCTCCCAGAACGTCTTCGACAAGCCCAACGGTGCTTTCACCGGTGAGATCTCGGTTTCTCAGCTGCAGGATGCCAAGATCCCCTGGACCATCATTGGACACAGCGAGCGCCGTGTCATCCTGAAGGAGACTGACGAGGTATGTTTATTCTCTATCTTGCAGCATAGCCGTTAGCAATTGGGTCGCTAATCTGCTTTAGTTCATTGCTCGTAAGGTTAAGGCTGCCATTGACGGTGGCATTAGCGTCATTTTCTGCATCGGTGAGACTCTTGAGGTATGGCTCACATGTCCACTTTCCGCTCTCGACCTTCCCTATTGGGGAGGATTGCATGATCTGGTTTGATTAATGCCTTGTGTAGGAGCGTGAGGCCGACAAGACCATCGAGGTTGTCACCAAGCAGCTCAACGCTGCCGCTAAGGAGCTCACCAAGGAGCAGTGGTCTAAGGTCGTCATTGCCTACGAGCCCGTCTGGTACGTATCATCTACCTTGATCGCACTTCATTCTAGACTGTGATGCTAACAGTGCAACAGGGCCATCGGTACCGGCAAGGTCGCTACCACCCAGCAGGCCCAGGAGGTCCACGCCGCCATCCGCAAGTGGCTCGCCGATGCCATCTCGCCCGAGGCCTCCGAGAACACCCGTATCATCTACGGTGGCTCCGTCAGCGAGAAGAACTGCCGCGAGTTGGCCCAGGAACGCGATGTCGATGGCTTCCTGGTTGGCGGTGCCAGCTTGAAGCCTGCTTGTatgtcattttcttccccgGTCCTGTGTATGGCAAGTTGCTAACGTTCAATTGCAGTcgttgatatcatcaatgcTCGTTTGTAAGCAAACCGATGGTGCTAATATAGGCTATAATCaccttctgtttcctttaCCGATAAATTTATGACGTTTCGAAATTAGTTCTATGATCTAAATATTAAAATGAATATAGAGGTTTTTTATACTTGGAAATATATCGCATATTTCATCTATTTAGTCCCGCTCTAACACTAAATATATACATCCATGCAAAAGCCGTGTCACCTATACAATATACCCAACACCCATTATCTAAAAAAAACCAAACAACTTagaagaaatcaagaggAATAAAGTACGGAAACTCCCACACCCCTCCAATACGACGGCACACCCCCACCACTACTCTGCCCCGAcccagccgcagcagccgcccacgaagaagacgagaacgaaCTCGGCCCCAATCCCACCCCAGCACTGACCAGAAGCTCCTTCACGCGCCCTTCCCAAAGAACCCGTACATTCCACGACTGATCGACCCGAATCTTGAGAACAGAGTCGGtcgcctcctcctcttcttgcctctcCTTCGATTCAGCaggcaaagaaggcaaagacagAGGCTCAGAAGCGCGCATCTTCCGTCTCGCCCATTCCAACCCATCGTCTTGTTTCCTCGATTTCCGCCACAGTTCACAACCAGCCACCATCTCACTCTCCCAACTGTAGACATTGAACCCGAAACGCGAACTAAACGCCAGGTTAGGCGACGCGCGGAGCGAATATGTCGTCGACAAGGAACCAGTCAACGGCGTCAGCGTTAAGGTAAGCGTATACGGAAATGTAGATATAGGGGTACTCTGGTTCGCCGTGGCAAATCCTGTCGCCGTTGACGCAGGCACATCCGTCGCAGCGGGGAGAGTACTAAACCTCAGACCGGTGGACATGCCAATGAGCGACGACACAGGCGAGTAATATGCCTCCGCGCCGGCTGATAGAAGCGATAGCCGCGGCGCGGCGGTATCTGTCGAGGAGCGAGGGTCGGGTCCGAAGTTCCATAGCCCCCGCCAGCCGAAGAGCGCATTGTCTGTGCTGAAGAGGTACTCGTTACTGTATTTGCCTGTGTCGTGCGACAATTGCATGAGGAGGGATGCCTGCGGCGCGGATTTGGAAAGCGGGGGGCCTCTTGTTGAGCAGACCGCTAGTGTTAGGTGCATAGTTGGGGAGATGCgacggaggaagagggcgtTTAGGGTTGTTGGGGGTGGAAGGTGTAGTGTTGCGTGCAGGAGGGTAGGCTTGCTGGCGAACGACGGTTGGACATTTTGGGGATTGTCGAGGATTGAGTCCAAGTTCCAGTCTTCAATTGGGGCGCTTGGGGGCGCTACTTGGCGGTATCCAGGAGATAGCTTGCGGAGGGGAATTAAAGCGCTTCGGCTTGGTGTATTGGTGAAGGGGACGGTGCTGTAGAGGTAGGAGACTGAGCCGTCGATTAAGCCTACTGTGCCGAGGGTATAGCTGGTTGCGAAATTGGGGGTTGATAGAGAGGAGAGATGCACGCGTAGACGCTCGGGGGTTGAGAAGTCCAGGAGGGCTGTGGTTTTCTTAGTTAGGGAAATCTTTTCAAGAGAGTGAGAGACAAGGCATTAGGTGCTTACACTGGGCTGTGGCCGTCAGCGACGAGTATGAATTGTCGCGGTTCCAGTTAGTCCCCTCGGCGAACGCGAGTTGGATATAATCCATGAAGTCGAGCATTGTCGGCCAATGACAGCAGTTGGTATAGTACAATCAAGAGAGAATCAAGCCCAGAGCCCCCAGCTAGATCATCATGGACTAAGTCGAGAATACGCCAACGGTCTAATTGAGAGTGAGAGTTGATATGTCAGTCGGCGGAGGCATTTACAGCTGATTTCCCCATGCAGTTTAGATCTAATCGGATAAGCCCCGCATCAACAATATTCCGACTGTTATCagtgaagaaaaaaataattgaTTTTCGAACTCCTCCAAGTCGACCCATTTCCGCGCTTGTATATAAAACCcatcttcccctccaccGGGTCCAAGAACGTCGGGGTGTCGATAATTTCAAAACCGGGTTTTCGAATTTTTCACCCACCAGTCCGCCACAATGCCTCGCTCTAAGCGCGCCCGCGTCGTCCACGAGACCAAGACCGCCAAAAAGTCCCACAAGGAACAGACCAGACGCCTGTACGCCAATATCCGGGAATCTGTCGAGAAATATGACCACCTGTTCGTCTTCGGAGTTGATAACATGCGCAATACCTACCTGAAGGATGTGCGCACTGAGTTCGCTGATAGCCGGTGagtttgtctttcccttATTTTTCACCTTGCGGGGGATTGTCTGTATTTTGATATTGgactttcttggtctgtggACATGGAAAATTGGAATATATCTCGATACATGGATATTCTATGATCAATGGCTAACATACTCGCagtctcttcttcggcaagaCCAAAGTCATGGCCGTCGCACTGGGCCACAATCCCGAATCCGAAGCAGCCACCAACCTGCACAAGCTCGTCCCCTATCTGACCGGTGCCGTCGGTCTCCTCTTCACCTCTCGCGATCCCGAGTCCGTCACCAACTACTTCGAGACCTTCCGTCCCCTGGACTTCGCCCGTGCCGGAACAGTCAGCACCCGGTCCTTCAGCATCCCGAACGGCCTTGTGTACTCGCGAGCCGGCGAGATCCCCGCCTCAGAGGACGAGCCAGTCAGCCACACGATCGAGCCCGAGCTGCGCAAGCTGGGCGTCCCCACCCGTCtcgtcaagggcaaggtTATGCTCGAGTTGACCGGTGGCCAGGAGGCATTCCCCGTTTGCCGGGAGGGAGAGGTTCTCGATTCGCGGCAGACGACGCTACTCAAGATGTTCGGTGTTGCTACTTCTGAGTTCCATGTTGCACTGAAGGCTTGCTGGACTCGGGAAAGTGGGGAGGTGAAGATTCTTGAGAAGGAGCAGGGTGGTATGGAGGTTGAGCAGTGAAGTGCGGGAAATTTGGGGTTATAGAAAAAAAGTCCTTTTTTcagattcttttctttgtcttttcttcttcgacgaaaTCCCCTGGGCATTTCTTGGAGTTAGGTATTGGCGCTTGcttttctgcttctttcttctttttctttctcttgttatGAGTGGTACCCGTTTATGACGGGTTATTCATTGCTGGATGAGCGTATGATGGACATACATGAATACCAAGCTAAAATCCTACcataaataaataaaccTACAGTGACTAAAAAGCAGGAGGTTACATGAGGATAAAATAAGACTATTCCGACCATTACCTTGATTTACACTGTACGAAGACACCTGGCATCGGCTATTTGTTGTTGCAGAACCTTACCTGATCTTCTTACCTGACCCCCGTAACACCTCCATGAAATCCACCTAAGACGTTGACTACCTAAAGTACATACTTACCCATAAAAGAGCAGTGCAAACCCTGGAGTAGAGGAAATTGGCAGGGTAGAAGGACATGCAAAGCAAGCAGAAAAATAACTCGATAAGGAAAACAGTAAGAAAGGGGTCGCGACCAAGTGTC includes the following:
- a CDS encoding triose-phosphate isomerase TPI1 (triosephosphate isomerase); amino-acid sequence: MPRQFFVGGNFKMNGTAESITAIIKNLNEAKLDETTEVVVSPPALYLTLAQQVADEKKKVAVSSQNVFDKPNGAFTGEISVSQLQDAKIPWTIIGHSERRVILKETDEFIARKVKAAIDGGISVIFCIGETLEEREADKTIEVVTKQLNAAAKELTKEQWSKVVIAYEPVWAIGTGKVATTQQAQEVHAAIRKWLADAISPEASENTRIIYGGSVSEKNCRELAQERDVDGFLVGGASLKPAFVDIINARL
- a CDS encoding mitochondrial distribution and morphology protein 10 (predicted protein), which gives rise to MLDFMDYIQLAFAEGTNWNRDNSYSSLTATAQSLLDFSTPERLRVHLSSLSTPNFATSYTLGTVGLIDGSVSYLYSTVPFTNTPSRSALIPLRKLSPGYRQVAPPSAPIEDWNLDSILDNPQNVQPSFASKPTLLHATLHLPPPTTLNALFLRRISPTMHLTLAVCSTRGPPLSKSAPQASLLMQLSHDTGKYSNEYLFSTDNALFGWRGLWNFGPDPRSSTDTAAPRLSLLSAGAEAYYSPVSSLIGMSTGLRFSTLPAATDVPASTATGFATANQSTPISTFPYTLTLTLTPLTGSLSTTYSLRASPNLAFSSRFGFNVYSWESEMVAGCELWRKSRKQDDGLEWARRKMRASEPLSLPSLPAESKERQEEEEATDSVLKIRVDQSWNVRVLWEGRVKELLVSAGVGLGPSDTAFAWMYIFSVRAGLNR
- a CDS encoding mRNA turnover protein MRT4 (protein involved in mRNA turnover); translated protein: MPRSKRARVVHETKTAKKSHKEQTRRLYANIRESVEKYDHLFVFGVDNMRNTYLKDVRTEFADSRLFFGKTKVMAVALGHNPESEAATNLHKLVPYLTGAVGLLFTSRDPESVTNYFETFRPLDFARAGTVSTRSFSIPNGLVYSRAGEIPASEDEPVSHTIEPELRKLGVPTRLVKGKVMLELTGGQEAFPVCREGEVLDSRQTTLLKMFGVATSEFHVALKACWTRESGEVKILEKEQGGMEVEQ